One genomic region from Pseudomonas sp. R5-89-07 encodes:
- a CDS encoding histidine kinase yields the protein MGFRFLLVIGCLCVALMANAAPASPQAQLTAQQREWLALHPELRVGVVLQAPYAQYDRRLQRLSGANVELMQWLAKALGIELTWRNFPDQEQLEAAVRDGEVDIAPGLQQTPAGLRLWLFSDPYMRVPQRIVGIREGGGAVELEKLDAQSRIAVRMPSAVADYLRSTYPKLNLQGVPMERQALQLLVSQQARYAVVDEAQLSRLSGEAEFAGLAVVGDIGLPQLLRVATRREWPELASILQSGLRAIPARDLDQLHSRWLQPKYPRLAESMGLWKNLSVLLGLMLCASLAGLLWQRRHQRSLEHDLLAAREESAARAAGAEALRLTQFSIDQSTVGILWVNWDSHVRYANRAAESMLGYDTGALIERPLIDFDPALSMDRWLNLWKRARASEDGAQTFATDCLRADGSILPADVSLSFLRFADAEYLVVYLTDVTERRRYVAALLQSEAQLRELSAHLETVREEEKARIAREVHDELGQMLTVLKLETSMCELAYAQLDPGLNERLNSMKRLIAQLFQLVRDVATALRPPILDAGIASAIEWQARRFEARTQIPCLVKVPENSPLLSDAKAIGLFRILQEALTNVMRHAQAHTVELTLEVDGPDLRLTISDDGIGFVQAQGRPVSFGLVGMRERVLIMGGQLSLVSELGEGTTLSVSVPLNA from the coding sequence ATGGGTTTTCGCTTCCTGCTGGTTATCGGCTGCCTGTGTGTGGCCTTGATGGCAAATGCCGCGCCCGCCAGCCCTCAGGCGCAACTCACTGCGCAGCAGCGCGAGTGGCTGGCGCTGCACCCAGAGTTGCGGGTGGGCGTGGTATTGCAGGCGCCTTACGCTCAATACGACCGCCGGCTGCAGCGGTTGTCCGGGGCCAATGTCGAGTTGATGCAATGGCTGGCCAAGGCGCTGGGCATCGAGCTGACTTGGCGTAACTTTCCCGATCAGGAGCAGCTTGAAGCAGCCGTGCGCGACGGCGAGGTGGATATTGCCCCCGGCCTGCAGCAAACCCCGGCCGGCTTGCGCCTGTGGTTATTCAGCGACCCGTATATGCGTGTGCCTCAACGCATCGTCGGCATTCGCGAAGGCGGCGGCGCCGTGGAGCTGGAAAAACTCGACGCACAGTCGCGCATCGCGGTGCGCATGCCCAGCGCGGTGGCCGACTACCTGCGCAGCACCTACCCCAAGCTCAACCTGCAAGGCGTACCCATGGAGCGCCAGGCCCTGCAACTGTTGGTGAGCCAGCAGGCACGCTATGCGGTGGTGGATGAAGCGCAACTGAGCCGGTTGTCTGGCGAGGCGGAGTTCGCCGGGCTGGCGGTGGTCGGCGATATCGGCCTGCCGCAGCTGTTGCGAGTGGCCACGCGGCGTGAATGGCCGGAACTGGCGAGCATCCTGCAAAGTGGCTTGCGGGCGATACCCGCCCGTGACCTCGACCAACTGCACAGCCGCTGGCTGCAACCCAAGTACCCACGTTTGGCGGAGTCCATGGGCTTGTGGAAAAACCTCAGCGTGCTGCTGGGGCTCATGCTGTGCGCCAGCCTGGCGGGGTTGCTCTGGCAGCGTCGCCATCAGCGCAGCCTGGAACACGACCTGCTGGCGGCGCGAGAAGAGAGTGCCGCACGCGCCGCCGGCGCCGAAGCCTTGCGGTTGACGCAGTTTTCCATCGATCAAAGTACGGTCGGCATCCTGTGGGTGAACTGGGACAGTCACGTGCGTTATGCCAACCGTGCCGCCGAAAGCATGCTCGGCTACGACACGGGCGCGCTGATCGAGCGACCCCTGATCGACTTTGACCCGGCCCTGAGCATGGACCGCTGGCTCAACCTGTGGAAACGCGCGCGTGCCAGCGAAGACGGCGCGCAGACCTTCGCCACCGATTGCCTGCGCGCCGACGGCAGCATCCTGCCCGCCGACGTGTCCTTGAGTTTTCTGCGCTTTGCCGACGCCGAGTACCTGGTGGTTTACCTGACGGATGTCACCGAGCGCCGCCGTTATGTGGCCGCGTTGCTGCAAAGCGAGGCGCAGTTGCGTGAATTGTCAGCCCACCTGGAAACGGTGCGCGAAGAAGAAAAGGCGCGTATCGCCCGTGAAGTGCACGACGAGCTAGGGCAAATGCTCACCGTGCTCAAACTGGAAACGTCGATGTGCGAACTGGCCTATGCGCAACTCGACCCGGGCCTGAACGAGCGCTTGAACAGCATGAAGCGCCTGATCGCCCAGCTCTTCCAGCTGGTGCGCGACGTGGCAACTGCACTGCGCCCGCCGATTCTCGACGCGGGCATCGCTTCGGCCATCGAATGGCAGGCCCGGCGCTTCGAAGCGCGCACGCAGATTCCCTGCCTGGTCAAAGTCCCGGAAAATTCACCGCTGCTCAGCGATGCCAAGGCCATCGGCCTGTTCCGCATCCTGCAGGAGGCACTGACCAATGTGATGCGCCATGCCCAGGCGCATACTGTGGAACTGACGCTGGAGGTGGACGGCCCGGACCTGCGCCTGACCATCAGCGATGACGGCATCGGTTTCGTGCAGGCGCAAGGGCGCCCGGTATCCTTTGGCCTGGTCGGCATGCGTGAGCGGGTACTCATCATGGGCGGGCAGCTATCCCTGGTCAGCGAGTTGGGGGAGGGCACCACCCTGAGCGTTTCGGTGCCGTTGAATGCATAA
- a CDS encoding alpha/beta hydrolase family protein, producing MPPRNRSALPALCLSLLFTSAFSVQADDAPASAAETPAERQPLPERSQAEASALERQVAQQEQQQLQAGSDSFLALWKPANSAEPQGVVIIVPGAGENADWPQAIGPLRRKLPDAAWGTLSLSLPDVSVDTLPPRVIEPPKAAVDTSSKDGSTVAKPVEQAASAEAEGTDPAVVAGADEQDKTDAKRIFDRIDAAVAFAQTQGARSVALLGHGTGAWWAARYLSEKQPAQVQKLVMVAGKTPAARQPDLQQLAPTLKVPTADVFYQDGAQDGKNALARSQAAKRGKNDGYKQVQLKALPGNNTAEQEQLYRRVRGWLSPQADKG from the coding sequence ATGCCACCTCGAAACCGTTCGGCACTGCCAGCATTGTGCCTGTCGCTGCTATTTACCAGCGCCTTTTCTGTTCAAGCCGACGACGCGCCAGCGTCAGCCGCTGAAACACCCGCCGAGCGTCAGCCCTTGCCCGAGCGCAGCCAGGCCGAAGCCAGCGCCCTCGAACGCCAGGTTGCGCAGCAGGAGCAACAACAACTACAGGCCGGCAGCGATTCGTTCCTGGCCCTGTGGAAGCCCGCCAATAGCGCCGAACCCCAAGGCGTGGTGATTATCGTGCCAGGCGCTGGCGAAAATGCTGACTGGCCGCAAGCCATCGGCCCGTTGCGGCGTAAATTGCCGGATGCGGCCTGGGGCACTCTCAGCCTGTCCTTGCCGGACGTCAGTGTGGATACCCTGCCGCCACGCGTGATCGAACCGCCCAAGGCGGCGGTCGATACCAGCAGCAAAGACGGCAGCACGGTGGCCAAACCCGTCGAACAGGCCGCCAGCGCAGAAGCCGAAGGCACTGACCCGGCGGTGGTAGCGGGTGCGGATGAACAGGACAAGACCGATGCAAAGCGCATCTTCGACCGCATCGATGCGGCCGTTGCCTTCGCCCAGACCCAGGGCGCGCGCAGCGTGGCATTGCTCGGTCATGGCACCGGCGCATGGTGGGCGGCGCGTTATCTGAGCGAGAAACAACCTGCCCAGGTGCAGAAGCTGGTGATGGTGGCTGGGAAGACGCCCGCCGCTCGCCAACCGGACCTGCAGCAATTGGCACCGACGTTGAAAGTCCCAACCGCGGATGTGTTCTATCAAGACGGTGCGCAGGACGGCAAAAACGCATTGGCCCGTAGCCAGGCGGCCAAACGCGGCAAGAATGACGGTTACAAGCAGGTGCAACTCAAGGCCCTGCCTGGCAACAACACTGCCGAACAGGAGCAGCTATATCGACGCGTGCGCGGATGGTTGAGCCCGCAGGCCGACAAAGGCTGA
- a CDS encoding TerB family tellurite resistance protein: protein MLWPGTLIGAGAGFAIASIPGALLGALLGQALDRRLQLHSWAQLRERLGGRPALRNDELLFVLLGRLAKSNGRIVDGHIQQARQEMRALDMTEPAQRRAILAFNRGKSGTDRVRSYLRVLKAQPHAAEGVLRACWRMAWADGRADDAERDLIELWGKWLGWTPQQIRALAADYTPARKPLVNRSGGYQEALRLLGVTATTEPSAIKRAYRRLLSRHHPDKIAGSGASPAQVREATERTRELHNAYALIRERRDFR, encoded by the coding sequence ATGTTGTGGCCAGGGACGCTGATCGGCGCCGGAGCTGGCTTTGCGATTGCCAGTATTCCGGGGGCTTTGTTGGGTGCATTGCTGGGGCAGGCGTTGGACCGGCGCCTGCAATTGCACAGCTGGGCGCAGTTGCGTGAACGCCTGGGCGGGCGCCCGGCGCTGCGCAATGATGAGTTGTTGTTCGTGCTGCTGGGGCGCCTGGCCAAAAGCAATGGCCGGATCGTGGACGGGCATATCCAGCAGGCGCGCCAGGAAATGCGCGCGCTGGACATGACCGAACCGGCCCAGCGCCGGGCCATCCTGGCGTTTAACCGGGGCAAGTCCGGTACCGACCGGGTGCGCAGTTATTTGCGCGTGCTCAAGGCGCAGCCCCATGCCGCGGAGGGCGTTCTACGTGCGTGCTGGCGCATGGCCTGGGCCGACGGTCGGGCGGATGATGCCGAGCGTGACCTGATCGAGTTGTGGGGCAAATGGCTGGGCTGGACGCCGCAACAAATTCGCGCCCTGGCCGCCGATTACACGCCGGCGCGCAAGCCATTGGTCAATCGAAGTGGTGGCTATCAGGAAGCGCTGCGGCTTCTGGGGGTGACGGCGACCACTGAACCCTCGGCGATCAAACGTGCCTATCGCCGCCTGCTCAGCCGCCATCACCCGGACAAGATCGCCGGCAGCGGCGCCAGCCCGGCGCAGGTGCGCGAGGCCACCGAACGTACCCGTGAATTGCACAACGCCTACGCGTTGATTCGCGAACGACGAGATTTTCGCTGA
- the murU gene encoding N-acetylmuramate alpha-1-phosphate uridylyltransferase MurU, with the protein MKAMILAAGKGERMRPLTLHTPKPLVQAGGKRLIEYHLEALAKAGFTEIVINHAWLGEQIESYLGDGAQFGLRIRYSAEGEPLETGGGIFQALPLLGDEPFLVVNGDIWTDYDFSQLKRPLQGLAHLVMVDNPAHHPTGGDFYLSDGLLHDAAPGADNLTFSGISVLDPQLFAGCSAGAFKLAPLLRAAMAKGLVTGEHMKGRWVDVGTLERLAQVETLLTARP; encoded by the coding sequence ATGAAGGCGATGATCCTGGCAGCCGGCAAGGGCGAGCGCATGCGCCCGCTGACGCTGCACACACCCAAGCCGCTGGTGCAGGCCGGCGGCAAACGGCTGATCGAGTATCACCTGGAAGCGCTGGCCAAGGCCGGCTTCACCGAGATCGTGATCAACCATGCCTGGCTCGGCGAACAGATCGAAAGCTACCTGGGCGACGGAGCCCAGTTCGGCTTGCGCATCCGCTATTCAGCCGAAGGTGAGCCGCTGGAAACCGGCGGCGGGATTTTCCAGGCATTGCCTTTGCTGGGGGACGAGCCGTTTCTGGTGGTCAACGGCGATATCTGGACCGACTACGATTTCAGCCAATTGAAGCGGCCTCTCCAGGGCCTGGCCCATCTGGTGATGGTCGACAACCCGGCGCATCACCCCACCGGTGGCGACTTCTACCTGAGCGATGGGTTGCTTCATGATGCGGCGCCCGGTGCCGATAACCTGACCTTCAGTGGCATTTCCGTGCTCGACCCCCAGTTGTTCGCGGGTTGCAGTGCGGGTGCCTTCAAGCTGGCGCCGCTGTTGCGGGCGGCGATGGCCAAGGGGCTGGTAACGGGTGAACACATGAAGGGACGCTGGGTTGATGTCGGAACGCTTGAGCGTCTGGCGCAGGTTGAAACCTTGCTGACAGCGAGGCCGTAG
- a CDS encoding aminoglycoside phosphotransferase family protein, translating to MPEHDLRLQQLEVWLDEQLPILFNAQDWGAVPPATLTAASSDASFRRYFRWEGGAHTFVVMDAPPPQENCKPFVDIAHLLAKSGINVPRIYAEDLPRGFLLLNDLGRKTYLDVIDEQNADQLFADAIDALLAFQQLPMDAPLPSYDVALLRRELELFPEWYVRRHLGIELDTQQQALWQRASERLIDSALAQPKVLVHRDYMPRNLMISEPNPGVLDFQDAVYGPVTYDITCLFKDAFLSWPQARVRQWQRGYWERAGQLGIPVHDEFEDFLRASDLMGVQRHLKVIGIFARICHRDGKPRYLADVPRFFAYIEAVLADRPELSDLGELLTSLRQPAEACV from the coding sequence ATGCCCGAGCACGATCTACGTTTACAACAGCTGGAAGTCTGGCTGGATGAGCAGTTGCCGATCCTCTTCAACGCTCAGGACTGGGGCGCCGTACCCCCGGCCACATTGACCGCGGCCAGCAGCGACGCGAGTTTCAGGCGTTACTTCCGATGGGAGGGCGGGGCGCATACATTCGTTGTAATGGATGCACCGCCCCCCCAGGAAAACTGCAAACCTTTCGTCGATATCGCGCATTTACTCGCGAAATCGGGAATCAACGTGCCAAGAATTTATGCAGAAGATTTGCCGCGTGGCTTTCTTTTGCTCAATGACTTGGGCCGAAAAACCTATCTGGACGTGATTGACGAGCAAAACGCCGATCAGTTGTTTGCCGATGCCATCGATGCCTTGCTGGCTTTCCAGCAGTTGCCGATGGACGCGCCGCTGCCCAGCTATGACGTGGCGTTGTTGCGCCGCGAGCTGGAACTGTTTCCTGAATGGTATGTACGCCGCCACTTGGGTATCGAGCTGGATACTCAGCAGCAAGCCCTCTGGCAACGCGCCAGCGAACGGCTGATCGACAGCGCCCTGGCCCAGCCGAAAGTGCTGGTGCACCGTGACTATATGCCGCGCAACCTGATGATCAGCGAGCCCAACCCCGGCGTGCTGGATTTCCAGGACGCGGTCTACGGCCCAGTGACCTACGACATCACCTGCTTGTTCAAGGACGCCTTCCTCAGCTGGCCCCAGGCTCGCGTGCGCCAGTGGCAGCGCGGCTATTGGGAACGGGCCGGGCAGTTGGGAATTCCCGTGCACGACGAGTTCGAAGACTTTCTGCGCGCCAGCGACCTGATGGGCGTGCAGCGCCATCTCAAGGTCATCGGTATCTTCGCGCGGATTTGCCACCGCGATGGCAAGCCCCGCTACCTGGCCGACGTGCCGCGCTTCTTTGCCTATATAGAAGCGGTGCTCGCCGACCGTCCTGAGTTGAGCGACCTGGGCGAATTGCTCACCAGCCTGCGCCAGCCGGCCGAGGCCTGCGTATGA
- a CDS encoding LPS-assembly protein LptD produces MALKSPAFRRKFPLLVTGSLLALQPFATSFVVAAEQYDCSVSASGAWDCAPKTAAAPLPPRPVHDGSAVSSANSTPQGEAGGSVDAEPKTMLVTEAKGRGLRSRSTDYSHLDWVPREKLTAAQLAETGPYCGGAYIEPTRPGMNDKTNKSDAPTFIGAKASRYEQEQQVATLAGDVVMRQGSMQLESEEASLYQAENRGELNGNVRLRDNGALIVGDHAQVQLDTGAAQIDNAEYVMHKSRIRGNALYAKRAENAIIRLKDGTYTTCEPDSNAWQLKGNNITLNPATGFGTATNATLRVKNIPILYTPYIYFPIDDRRQSGFLPPSFSTGSETGFTLVTPYYFNLAPNYDATLYPQYMTKRGLLMEGEFRYLTKSSEGQFGGAYLNDDNDERKNQTDYEKTRYMLNWQHKGGLDSRLTSQVDYTRISDPYYFQDLKSFEEGVESQDFLNQQGSLTYRGDSYQARLNVQAYQLATISQITPYDRLPQLTLSGQLPFHPGGLNFSYETEAVRFDRDLENGTFTDENGAVSPRLDTNVRGLTRANGTRLNVAPAVEYPMNWTYGFITPKLKYVYTKYDLDLDTFGKNSLAAGDEFKSSQDRAIPIASVDSGLYFDRKTNLFGKDFNQTLEPRAYYLYVPNKDQSDIPVFDTSEYAFSYGSLFRDNRFAGSDRIGDENKLSLGVTSRWIEDNGFERQRVSVGQALYFKDREVQLPGVLAADRDDARTDVSPIALEYEFRFNRDWRATADYNWDTESHAPRSGSAMFHYQPEDNPNKVVNLGYRYRNDQVVYNQLTGKWQFGGDYGQPGDPNFVKDYYKIQQHDFSMMWPIIPQWNLITRWQYDYARNRTLEAFGGFEYDNCCWKLRVINRYWVSNDEYTQIAPLNEKGDHGLFFQIVLKGLGGLTGAKVESFLDKGIEGYREREDKAF; encoded by the coding sequence ATGGCATTGAAATCCCCCGCGTTTCGTAGAAAATTTCCGTTGCTGGTAACCGGCAGTCTGCTGGCCTTGCAACCTTTCGCCACCTCATTCGTGGTCGCCGCGGAACAGTATGACTGCTCAGTCTCTGCTTCGGGTGCCTGGGATTGCGCGCCAAAAACCGCCGCAGCCCCATTGCCACCGCGCCCGGTGCATGACGGCTCTGCCGTCAGCTCGGCCAACAGCACGCCGCAAGGCGAGGCTGGCGGCAGCGTCGACGCCGAGCCCAAGACCATGCTGGTCACCGAAGCCAAGGGCCGCGGCCTGCGTTCGCGCAGCACAGACTACAGCCACCTGGACTGGGTGCCTCGCGAGAAGCTGACCGCAGCGCAGCTGGCCGAAACCGGCCCTTACTGCGGTGGCGCCTACATCGAGCCGACTCGTCCTGGCATGAACGACAAGACGAACAAGAGCGATGCGCCGACCTTCATCGGTGCCAAGGCCTCTCGTTACGAGCAGGAACAGCAGGTCGCTACACTGGCCGGTGACGTCGTCATGCGCCAGGGCAGCATGCAGCTGGAGTCCGAAGAAGCCAGCCTGTACCAGGCCGAGAACCGTGGCGAGCTGAACGGCAACGTGCGTCTGCGCGACAACGGCGCGCTGATCGTGGGCGACCATGCCCAGGTCCAGCTCGATACCGGCGCCGCCCAGATCGACAACGCCGAATACGTGATGCACAAGTCGCGCATCCGCGGTAACGCGCTGTACGCCAAGCGCGCCGAGAACGCGATCATCCGTCTCAAGGACGGTACGTACACCACCTGCGAGCCAGACAGCAACGCCTGGCAGCTCAAGGGCAACAACATCACGTTGAACCCGGCCACCGGTTTCGGTACGGCCACCAACGCGACGTTGCGGGTCAAGAACATCCCGATCCTGTACACCCCTTACATCTATTTCCCGATTGACGACCGTCGTCAGTCCGGCTTCCTGCCGCCAAGCTTCAGCACCGGCAGTGAAACTGGCTTTACGCTGGTGACGCCGTACTACTTCAACCTGGCACCGAACTACGACGCCACGTTGTACCCGCAATACATGACCAAGCGCGGCCTGTTGATGGAGGGCGAATTCCGCTACCTCACCAAGTCGAGTGAAGGGCAGTTTGGTGGGGCGTACCTCAACGACGACAACGATGAGCGCAAGAACCAGACCGATTATGAAAAAACTCGTTATATGCTCAATTGGCAGCATAAAGGTGGGTTGGATTCGCGTCTGACGTCTCAGGTGGATTACACCCGGATCAGCGATCCTTACTACTTCCAGGACTTGAAGTCCTTTGAAGAAGGTGTTGAGAGCCAGGACTTCCTGAATCAGCAGGGCTCCCTGACCTATCGGGGCGATTCTTATCAGGCTCGCTTGAATGTGCAGGCTTACCAGCTGGCGACGATCTCTCAGATCACGCCGTATGACCGGTTGCCGCAGCTCACGCTGAGTGGCCAGCTGCCATTTCATCCAGGCGGTTTGAATTTCAGTTATGAAACCGAAGCCGTGCGCTTCGATCGTGACTTGGAAAACGGCACCTTTACCGATGAGAACGGGGCAGTTTCACCTCGCCTGGATACAAACGTCAGAGGCCTCACCCGTGCAAACGGTACTCGTCTGAACGTTGCGCCAGCTGTTGAATACCCGATGAACTGGACCTACGGTTTTATTACGCCGAAGCTCAAGTACGTCTATACAAAGTACGATCTTGATCTTGATACGTTCGGTAAAAACTCGCTCGCGGCAGGAGATGAGTTCAAAAGTTCGCAGGACCGCGCAATACCGATCGCAAGTGTAGACAGTGGTCTTTACTTTGATCGCAAAACCAATTTGTTCGGTAAGGACTTTAACCAAACCCTCGAACCGCGGGCGTACTACTTGTACGTCCCGAATAAAGATCAGAGCGATATTCCGGTCTTCGATACTAGTGAATACGCGTTCAGCTACGGCTCTCTATTTCGTGATAACCGCTTCGCTGGCTCCGACAGGATCGGTGACGAGAACAAACTTTCCCTGGGCGTAACCAGTCGCTGGATCGAGGATAACGGCTTCGAACGCCAACGCGTTTCCGTTGGCCAGGCGCTGTACTTCAAGGATCGCGAAGTCCAACTGCCAGGCGTACTGGCTGCCGACCGCGACGACGCCCGCACCGATGTCTCGCCTATCGCCCTGGAGTATGAATTCCGCTTCAACCGCGATTGGCGCGCCACCGCCGACTACAACTGGGATACCGAAAGCCACGCCCCACGTTCCGGCAGCGCGATGTTCCACTACCAGCCGGAAGACAACCCGAACAAGGTGGTCAACCTCGGCTATCGCTATCGCAACGACCAAGTGGTCTACAACCAACTGACCGGCAAATGGCAGTTCGGTGGCGACTACGGCCAACCAGGCGATCCGAACTTCGTGAAGGATTACTACAAAATCCAACAACACGACTTCTCGATGATGTGGCCGATCATTCCACAGTGGAACCTGATCACCCGCTGGCAGTATGACTATGCACGCAACCGTACCCTGGAAGCCTTTGGTGGCTTCGAATACGACAACTGCTGCTGGAAACTGCGCGTCATCAACCGTTATTGGGTTTCCAACGACGAATATACCCAGATCGCCCCCCTTAACGAAAAGGGTGACCACGGGCTCTTCTTCCAGATCGTCCTCAAAGGACTCGGCGGCCTGACCGGCGCCAAGGTAGAGAGCTTCCTCGACAAAGGCATTGAAGGTTATCGTGAACGTGAAGACAAAGCTTTCTGA
- a CDS encoding peptidylprolyl isomerase encodes MKTKLSECLRPLVLGALFLGAASAHAAVQQLDKVAAIVDNDVIMQSQLDQRVKEVQQTIAKRGGGVPPTSVLEPQVLERLIVENLQLQIGERSGIRISDEELNQAVGTIAQRNNMSIDQFRAALAHDGLSYEDARDQIKREMIISRVRQRRVAERVQVSEQEVKNFLASDLGKMQLSEELHLANILIPTPDSANAEQLNAAAAKTQAIYDRLKAGADFAQMAIAQSGSDNALDGGDMGWRKAAQLPPPFDRELSAMNVGDITQPARTPGGFIILKLLGKRGGETSLKDEVHVRHILVKPSEIRTEAQTKELAQKIYDRIESGEDFATLAKSFSEDPGSALNGGDLNWIDPKALVPEFQQVMADTPQGVLSKPFKTQYGWHVLEVLGRRATDNTTQAREQQALTVLRNRKYDEELQTWLRQIRDEAYVENKLPGAEQTGTDQAAQ; translated from the coding sequence GTGAAGACAAAGCTTTCTGAGTGCTTGCGCCCGCTCGTGCTGGGCGCGCTGTTCCTGGGTGCCGCCTCGGCGCATGCCGCGGTGCAGCAGCTGGATAAAGTCGCAGCCATCGTCGATAACGACGTGATCATGCAGAGCCAACTGGACCAACGGGTCAAGGAAGTTCAGCAAACCATCGCCAAGCGTGGCGGTGGTGTGCCGCCCACCAGCGTCCTGGAACCTCAGGTGCTGGAGCGCCTGATCGTCGAAAACCTGCAACTGCAGATCGGCGAACGCTCCGGTATCCGTATTTCTGACGAAGAGTTGAACCAGGCTGTCGGCACCATCGCTCAGCGTAACAATATGAGCATCGATCAGTTCCGCGCGGCCCTGGCCCACGATGGCCTGTCCTATGAGGACGCGCGTGACCAGATCAAGCGCGAAATGATCATCAGCCGTGTACGCCAACGTCGCGTAGCCGAACGGGTTCAGGTGTCGGAGCAGGAAGTGAAGAACTTCCTGGCCTCGGACCTGGGCAAGATGCAGCTTTCCGAAGAGCTGCACCTGGCCAACATCCTGATCCCGACACCAGACAGCGCCAATGCCGAGCAGCTCAATGCTGCCGCCGCCAAAACCCAGGCTATCTATGATCGCCTCAAGGCCGGCGCTGATTTCGCCCAGATGGCGATTGCCCAGTCCGGCAGCGACAACGCGCTCGACGGTGGTGACATGGGCTGGCGTAAAGCCGCTCAACTGCCCCCTCCGTTCGACCGTGAGCTGAGCGCGATGAACGTGGGTGACATCACCCAACCGGCACGTACTCCGGGCGGTTTTATCATCCTGAAGCTGTTAGGCAAGCGCGGCGGCGAGACCTCGCTGAAAGACGAAGTACACGTTCGTCACATCCTGGTCAAACCAAGCGAAATCCGTACCGAGGCACAAACCAAGGAACTGGCCCAGAAGATCTATGACCGCATCGAAAGCGGTGAAGACTTCGCCACCCTGGCCAAGAGTTTTTCGGAAGACCCGGGTTCTGCCCTCAACGGCGGCGACCTGAACTGGATCGACCCAAAAGCCTTGGTGCCCGAGTTCCAGCAGGTGATGGCCGATACGCCGCAAGGCGTGCTGTCCAAGCCGTTCAAGACCCAATACGGCTGGCATGTGCTGGAAGTCCTTGGCCGTCGCGCCACCGACAACACCACCCAGGCCCGCGAACAGCAAGCCCTGACCGTACTGCGTAACCGCAAATACGACGAAGAGCTGCAAACCTGGCTGCGTCAGATCCGTGACGAAGCCTACGTTGAAAACAAGCTGCCAGGCGCCGAGCAAACAGGCACCGACCAGGCAGCCCAGTGA
- the pdxA gene encoding 4-hydroxythreonine-4-phosphate dehydrogenase PdxA, with product MKPQRFAVTPGEPAGIGPDLCLLLASQPQPHPLIAITSRDLLLERAAQLGVVVNLLSVAPGNWPDLPAPAGSLYVWDTPLQTKVVAGQLDKANAAFVLETLTRAGQGCIDGDFAGMITAPVHKGVINESGIAFSGHTEFLAELTHTEQVVMMLATRGLRVALVTTHLPLRDIADAITAERIERVTRILHADLQHKFGIAQPRILVCGLNPHAGEGGHLGHEEIDIIEPTLERLRQEGMDLRGPLPADTLFTPKYLEHCDAVLAMYHDQGLPVLKYKGFGAAVNVTLGLPIIRTSVDHGTALDLAGSGKIDTGSLHVALETAYQMAETRI from the coding sequence GTGAAACCCCAGCGTTTCGCCGTGACACCCGGCGAGCCGGCCGGCATTGGTCCAGACCTGTGCCTGCTGCTCGCCTCGCAACCCCAGCCACATCCCCTGATTGCCATTACCAGCCGCGACCTGCTCCTTGAGCGGGCCGCGCAGCTGGGTGTGGTGGTCAACCTGCTGAGCGTCGCACCGGGCAACTGGCCAGACTTGCCGGCACCCGCAGGCAGCCTGTATGTGTGGGATACCCCGCTGCAAACCAAGGTCGTCGCCGGGCAACTGGACAAGGCCAATGCGGCCTTTGTGCTGGAAACCCTGACCCGTGCCGGCCAAGGCTGCATCGACGGCGACTTCGCCGGCATGATCACCGCCCCTGTACATAAAGGCGTGATCAACGAATCCGGTATCGCCTTTTCCGGCCATACCGAATTCCTTGCCGAACTCACCCATACCGAACAAGTCGTGATGATGCTGGCCACCCGTGGCCTTCGCGTCGCGCTGGTCACCACGCACCTGCCGCTGCGCGATATCGCCGACGCCATCACCGCCGAGCGCATAGAACGCGTTACGCGCATCCTGCACGCCGACCTGCAACACAAGTTCGGCATTGCCCAACCGCGCATCCTGGTCTGTGGGCTTAACCCCCACGCCGGTGAAGGCGGCCATTTGGGCCATGAAGAAATCGACATCATTGAACCGACATTAGAGCGCCTGCGCCAAGAAGGCATGGACCTGCGCGGCCCATTGCCTGCAGACACTCTGTTTACCCCCAAATATCTGGAGCACTGCGACGCAGTGCTGGCGATGTACCATGACCAGGGGCTGCCCGTGCTGAAATACAAAGGCTTCGGCGCCGCCGTCAACGTGACGCTGGGCCTGCCGATCATCCGCACCTCCGTTGACCATGGCACCGCCCTGGACCTGGCAGGCAGCGGCAAGATCGACACCGGCAGCCTGCACGTGGCCCTGGAAACCGCCTATCAGATGGCCGAGACCCGTATATGA